CGCTCCGCCACCTTCCGGTTCGCGGCACTGGTGTTCCTGCTCCAGCTGGTCGGCGCGGCGACGCTGATCGTCACGATCGGGGCGGCGGTGCGGCAGCAGTTGCGCCGCGATGCGCAGCATACGGTGGCGGTGCTGCGGGACGATCTGCGCGCGAGCTACGCCGACGGCGGCAGTGCGGGATTGCGGCGCGAAGTGACGATGCGCACCGGCGACCTGGTGACACCGGGAACGGTGCTGCTGCTGGTTGATCGTGCGGGCGTGCCGATCGCAGGTAATCTCGACGCGTGGCCGCCGAGCGTGGCGCCCGGACGCGGCTCCACGGAGGTGACGCTGTATCGCAGCGGGCTCACCGCGGCCGAGGCGATGCGCGTCGAGGCGATGCGTTTACCCGGCGGTGAGCGGCTGCTGGTAGGCACGATCATCGCCGGTGAGGCGCGCGCGATGCGGATGCTGGAGCAGGTGAGCGGCGTGGCGTTGCCACTCGCGCTGGTGTTTGCGGCACTCGCGGCGTGGATCGCGGCGCGGACGATCGTGGCGCGGCTGGAGGAGCCGCTCGCCGCGCTGAACGCGGTCGCCGCGGGCGATCTCGGCGCGCGGGTGCCTGCCGACGGGTCGCGCGATGCGTTGGCTACGCTGGGTGTGGCGATCAACGGCGCGCTGGAGCAGGTCGAAACGCTGATGACCGAGCTGCGCATGGCCACCGATGGGCTGGCGCACGATCTGAAATCCCCGCTTACGCGGATGCGCGTCGTGCTGGAGCGGGCGGCGGCGCGGGTCGACGAGCCCGCGGCGCTTGACTCGCTTGACCGGGCGCTGGCGGAGGCGGATCGGCTGTTCGTGCTGGTGCAGACTGCGCTTACCATCACGCGGGCGGAGGCGGGGATCGGCCGCGAAAGCTTCGTGGCGATCGATCTCGTGGCGGAGCTGGAAGGCATCGCGGAGATGTACGCGCCGCTGATCGAGGACGCGGGGCGCGCATTGTCGGTCGCGGCACCTTCGGGGCCGATCGTGGTGGCGGTGCACCGCGAGTTGCTGGCGCAGGCGCTCGGCAATCTGATCGACAACTCGCTGAAATACGGAGCGGGCGTGATCACCCTCGCACTGTTCGACCGGGGAGCGGACGGGATCGAGCTGGACGTTTTGGATCGGGGCGCGGGCATTCCGGCTTCACGGCACGGCGATGCATTGCGGCGGTTCGGCCGTCTCGACGATGCGCGCAGTGGAAGCGGCGCGGGGCTGGGGCTCTCGCTTGCGGCCGCGGTTGCGCGACTGCACGGCGGTTCGATGCGACTGGGCGACGCCGCACCTGGACTGGCGGTGACGATGGTCCTTCCACGCCCGTGACGAAGCCGGCGGCGTGGAGAGGTTGGTACTATCTCACGGGAGATCCGCGATGCCCGCGCTTGGCGGAGTATGGGGCGCTCGATGACGGAAGCGCGGCTTCAGAACTCGCTGCCACGCCGCGCAAGAGCAAGGCAGAGCATAAAAGCAGCCGCTGAGGCGCCTACAATGGCCGGGGAGGGGGTGCGTTCCACTTTTTTCGCCAAAATGTACAAAAGGGGCTTTACGACGCCAGATCGCTCCCCTAGATGGGTGTCACCGCAGCGACGGACTGGGTAACTGGTCCGGTTGCGGTGACAGCGAAATGGCACTGGCCTTATTCTCTCGAAGGGGAGATTCAGGGTTGGTGCCGGTTTTTGCCGCTCTTTGACATTGTAGAATTGATGAAGGGACATGTGGGCGGCGGCGTCTGCGGGTTTTGGGCATTCAAGGTGCTTGAGGTTCGTCAGAAGTTAACCCGTTCTATGTGTCCTATTACGTTTCCATACGTGAGAAGTGCAGGACGGGTCCTTGAATTGAGCGGTATGTATCTGGTTATTCCGCTGGGTATGTGCCGAGCATCAAACTTGAGAGTTTGATCCTGGCTCAGAACGAACGCTGGCGGCATGCCTAACACATGCAAGTCGAACGATTGCCTTCGGGTGATAGTGGCGCACGGGTGCGTAACGCGTGGGAATCTGCCCTGGGGTTCGGGATAACAGCGGGAAACTGCTGCTAATACCGGATGATGATGTAAATCCAAAGATTTATCGCCCTGGGATGAGCCCGCGTAGGATTAGGTAGTTGGTGGGGTAAAGGCCTACCAAGCCGACGATCCTTAGCTGGTCTGAGAGGATGATCAGCCACACTGGGACTGAGACACGGCCCAGACTCCTACGGGAGGCAGCAGTGGGGAATATTGGACAATGGGCGCAAGCCTGATCCAGCAATGCCGCGTGAGTGATGAAGGCCTTAGGGTTGTAAAGCTCTTTTACCCGGGATGATAATGACAGTACCGGGAGAATAAGCCCCGGCTAACTCCGTGCCAGCAGCCGCGGTAATACGGAGGGGGCTAGCGTTGTTCGGAATTACTGGGCGTAAAGCGCACGTAGGCGGCTTTGTAAGTCAGGGGTGAAAGCCTGGAGCTCAACTCCAGAACTGCCTTTGAGACTGCATCGCTTGAATCCGGGAGAGGTAAGTGGAATTCCGAGTGTAGAGGTGAAATTCGTAGATATTCGGAAGAACACCAGTGGCGAAGGCGGCTTACTGGACCGGAATTGACGCTGAGGTGCGAAAGCGTGGGGAGCAAACAGGATTAGATACCCTGGTAGTCCACGCCGTAAACGATGATAACTAGCTGTCCGGGGACCTGGTCTTTGGGTGGCGCAGCTAACGCATTAAGTTATCCGCCTGGGGAGTACGGCCGCAAGGTTAAAACTCAAAGGAATTGACGGGGGCCTGCACAAGCGGTGGAGCATGTGGTTTAATTCGAAGCAACGCGCAGAACCTTACCAGCGTTTGACATGTCCGGACGATTTCCAGAGATGGATCTCTTCCCTTTGGGGACTGGAACACAGGTGCTGCATGGCTGTCGTCAGCTCGTGTCGTGAGATGTTGGGTTAAGTCCCGCAACGAGCGCAACCCTCGCCTTTAGTTACCATCATTTAGTTGGGTACTCTAAAGGAACCGCCGGTGATAAGCCGGAGGAAGGTGGGGATGACGTCAAGTCCTCATGGCCCTTACGCGCTGGGCTACACACGTGCTACAATGGCGACTACAGTGGGCTGCAATCCCGCGAGGGTGAGCTAATCTCCAAAAGTCGTCTCAGTTCGGATTGTTCTCTGCAACTCGAGAGCATGAAGGCGGAATCGCTAGTAATCGCGGATCAGCATGCCGCGGTGAATACGTTCCCAGGCCTTGTACACACCGCCCGTCACACCATGGGAGTTGGGTTCACCCGAAGGCGTTGCGCTAACCTCGCAAGAGGAGGCAGGCGACCACGGTGGGCTTAGCGACTGGGGTGAAGTCGTAACAAGGTAGCCGTAGGGGAACCTGCGGCTGGATCACCTCCTTTCTAAGGATAGCGGCGGTCAAGCGCTCCGGCTCCAGCCTTCGGGTTCTGGTCGGGGAAGAGCTTCCTCCCATTCCAAAGAACATATCAGTCACCGCCGCCCTCATGTCCCTTCATCCTAGGTTAGTCCGCGAGACGACGCAGCGAAGCTGCGGCGCACGTGGACAAGCTCGGCCAGCGCGGCGGGGCGCGCCACAAGGCGCAGTTCTGCTGCGACTGACGGCGCGACGGGTGCGGGCCGGTAGCTCAGGTGGTTAGAGCGCACGCCTGATAAGCGTGAGGTCGTAAGTTCAACTCTTACTCGGCCCACCATCGTCGTGCGAACAGTCAGCGTCGCAGGCAGAAGCCTGCGTCGTCGGTCGTAGTCGAAGCTACGCCGGCCGTGCTTGCCGCTGCGAAGCAGCGTTGCTGCTTCGTCGTGCGACGGCGCATGGGGCCTTAGCTCAGCTGGGAGAGCGGTTGCTTTGCAAGCATCAGGTCATCGGTTCGATCCCGATAGGCTCCACCACGCACCACATACCTAGAGATGAAGAGTACGAGATCCGTCGCGTGAAGCGACGGTACGGAAGCCTGACGGCTTCTTGTTTGACATTGTGAATGGGTTCTTAAAATCGATGCCGTGAAGGTGTCGGCTTTGAGCGAGGCACGGGAAGCTGCAAGGCGTCCGGTGTCGAGGCTTGAGGCTCGACAATTCACTAAACGATTTGGCTGAGAATAATCACCCGCACCGATATACCGCGACAAGGCTATGCCGAGTGGCCTGGATCCTCGTGATCCTGGTCCAGCGTTGTTGTTGGTGGTGTGGGCTCTCAAGCGTGAGGTAAGGGCAATTCGTGGATGCCTTGGCGCATACAGGCGATGAAGGACGTGGCACGCTGCGATAAGCTGCGGTGAGGTGTGAGCAACCTTTGACCCGCAGATTTCCGAATGGGGAAACCCACTCATCCTGATTATCTCGCTTCTGGCGAGGTAATTGGGAAACGAGTATCTTGAGACTGAATACATAGGTTTCGAGAAGCGAACCCGGCGAACTGAAACATCTCAGTAGCTGGAGGAAAAGACATCAACCGAGATTCCGTTAGTAGTGGCGAGCGAACGCGGACCAGGCCAGTGCATTCAATTCAACTAGCAGAACGATCTGGAAAGATCGGCCGTAGCGGGTGACAGCCCCGTATGCGAAAGTGAGATTGAGTGACTAGAGTAGGGCGGGACACGTGTAATCCTGTCTGAACATGGGGGGACCACCCTCCAAGCCTAAATACTCGTATGCGACCGATAGCGAACTAGTACCGTGAGGGAAAGGTGAAAAGCACCCCGATGAGGGGAGTGAAACAGTACCTGAAACGGATTGCCTACAAGCAGTTGGAGGGTCCTTGAGGCCTGACAGCGTACCTCTTGCATAATGGGTCTGTGACTTAATGTTTCAAGCGAGCTTAAGCCGATAGGTGTAGGCGCAGCGAAAGCGAGTCTGAATAGGGCGACAAAGTTTGAAGTATTAGACCCGAAACCCGGCGATCTAGGCATGACCAGGATGAAGGTGTGGTAACACACACTGGAGGTCCGAACCGATTAACGTTGAAAAGTTACCGGATGAGTTGTGTTTAGGGGTGAAAGGCCAATCAAGCCGGGAAATAGCTGGTTCTCCGCGAAAACTATTGAGGTAGTGCCTCGAGCGAATACCGTGGGGGGTAGAGCACTGGATGGGCTAGGGGGTCGCGAGATCTACCAAACCTAACCAAACTCCGAATACCCATGAGTACTACTCGGGAGACAGACGGCGGGTGCTAAGGTCCGTCGTCAAAAGGGAAACAGCCCTGACCTACAGCTAAGGTCCCCAAGTCACGTCTAAGTGGGAAAGCATGTGGGAATCCCAAAACAACCAGGAGGTTGGCTTAGAAGCAGCCATCCTTTAAAGAAAGCGTAACAGCTCACTGGTCTAAATAAGGGTTCCTGCGGCGAAGATGTAACGGGGCTCAAGACGTGCACCGAAGCTTAGGGTGTGATCATTGATCACGCGGTAGCGGAGCGTTCCGTAAGCCTGCGAAGCGATCTGGTAATGGGTCGTGGAGGTATCGGAAGTGCGAATGCAGACATGAGTAGCGATAAAGAGGGTGAGATGCCCTCTCGCCGAAAGACCAAGGGTTCCTGCGCAAGGCTAATCCGCGCAGGGTGAGCCGGCCCCTAAGACGAGCCCGAAGGGGGTAGTCGATGGGAACCACGTTAATATTCGTGGGCCTGGTGGTGTGTGACGGATGGTGTGTGTTGTACGTCCTTAACGGATTGGACGTGCTTCGAAACTGTCCCGGGAAATAGCCCCACCGTATAGACCGTACCCGAAACCGACACAGGTGGTCAGGTAGAGTATACCAAGGCGCTTGAGAGAAGTGTCCTGAAGGAACTCGGCAAATTGCCTCCGTACCTTCGGAAGAAGGAGGCCCCATGTAGGCGCAAGCCATCATGGGGGGCACAGGCCAGGGGGTAGCGACTGTTTAGCAAAAACACAGGGCTCTGCTAAGTCGGCTTCAAGACGACGTATAGGGCCTGACGCCTGCCCGGTGCCTGAAGGTTAAGTGGAGGGGTGCAAGCTCTGAAATGAAGCCCAGGTAAACGGCGGCCGTAACTATAACGGTCCTAAGGTAGCGAAATTCCTTGTCGGGTAAGTTCCGACCTGCACGAATGGCGTAACGACTTCCCCACTGTCTCCAGGACATGCTCAGCGAAATTGAATTCTCCGTGAAGATGCGGAGTACCCGCGGTTAGACGGAAAGACCCCGTGCACCTTTACTGCAGCTTCAGAGTGGCAGTGGACAAGAACTGTGTAGCATAGGTGGGAGGCTTTGAAGCATCGGCGCCAGCCGGTGTGGAGCCAAAGGTGAAATACCACCCTGTTGTTGTCTATTGTCTAACCTCGTACCGTGAAACCGGTACAGGGACCCTCTGTGGCGGGTAGTTTGACTGGGGCGGTCGCCTCCTAAAGAGTAACGGAGGCGCGCGAAGGTGGGCTCAGGCCGGTTGGAAACCGGCTGTTAGAGTGCAATGGCATAAGCCCGCCTGACTGCGAGACTGACAAGTCGAGCAGAGACGAAAGTCGGTCATAGTGATCCGGTGGTCCCTCGTGGAAGGGCCATCGCTCAACGGATAAAAGGTACGCCGGGGATAACAGGCTGATAACCCCCAAGAGCTCATATCGACGGGGTTGTTTGGCACCTCGATGTCGGCTCATCACATCCTGGGGCTGGAGCAGGTCCCAAGGGTTTGGCTGTTCGCCAATTAAAGTGGTACGTGAGCTGGGTTCAGAACGTCGCGAGACAGTTTGGTCCCTATCTGCCGTGGGCGTCGAAATTTGAGAGGAGTTGACCCTAGTACGAGAGGACCGGGTTGAACGTACCTCTGGTGTACCTGTCGTCGTGCCAACGGCGCAGCAGGGTAGCTATGTACGGACGGGATAACCGCTGAAAGCATCTAAGCGGGAAGCCTCCCTCGAGATAAGATTTCTCAGGACGGTCGGAGACCACGACCTTGATAGATCGGATGTGGAAGCGCGGTAACGCGTGAAGCTAACCGATACTAATCGTCCTATTCGCGCTTGAGAGCACACACCCCCAACATCAACGTTGGATGTGGGTGACTTCCAGACAAATCATAATGTGCATCGATTTTGAACCTCCCTGGCCTCAACAACCAGGGAAAACCCCCGTATGCTGGCCCCATTGCCTGGTGGCCATAGCGTCGGTGTCCCACCCGATCCCATCCCGAACTCGGACGTGAAACCCGACCGCGCCAATGGTACTATCGCTCAAGCGATGGAAGAGTAGGTCGCCGCCAGGCATTGAAGCCAGCACACGCAAAGAACCCATCACAATCTCCAAAACACCCGGCGCGGGGTGGAGCAGCCCGGTAGCTCGTCAGGCTCATAACCTGAAGGTCACAGGTTCAAATCCTGTCCCCGCAACCATTCCAGAATTCTCAAAGCGTCTCTGCAAGTCCCGGGGCGTTTTTTTCCATGCCTGTTGCCAATGCGTTGCGCCGGATCAGCGCTTCCCGCGAGGTGCCGGCACGTGCTCCTGAAACCCGGCACGTCGATTTGCTTTTGGTGGGGGCAGGTGGGGGTATCGGGGTGCGCGAAAGGAGTGGCGCCCCCATGGCTCTCAAGGAACTCGACGTGAAGTACGCGACCCGCCGGGATCGCGATTACAAGCTCGCCGGTGGCAGCGGTCTCTATGCCCTCATCCGGCGCAACCGCACCAAGCTTTGGCGGATGAAATACCGCTTTGACGGCAGGGAGAAGATGCTGTCATTGGACACCTACCCGTCAATCAGTCTCGCCGAAGCACGGGTGAAACGCATCAGGGCCAAGGCGTTGCTCGACGGACCGGCGCGGTCGCTGGCTGTATGGATGATGTCTTCATCGAGCGGCTCTCGCGGTCGCTGAAATACGAGTGCGTTTACCTGAACACATTCGTGACCGGCTCCGAGCTGCGGACCAGGCTCGGCAGATGGTTCGCCTATTACAACGGGCAGCGCCTCATCCCCGCCTTGCCGGCCGAACGCCGGAGGAGGTGTATAGGCAGATCGGGGCAACGCCATACCCGGGTCATGCGGATATGGCGTTCGCCAGAATGGCGGCATAAACCAACCAGGGTATAGCTTAGCTCAGCCGCCAAACTGCCCAGGATGGGAGACCACCTCAGACTTCGTTTCACGGAAGCATCGTGCTGACGCTAACAGGATAAGCGATCGGCGCAAATTTCGACATGAAGAATCGCTTAAGGAAAGAGGGAATGATGCGCGCACGGTCCTGATCGCCGAGATCCGCCGCCGTGGCAGCGATATCGGCTGCTCCCCCGGCAAGCGATCGCCCGACCACGGGACGTTCGGCTTCGACGGCGCGGGCATGGACCGGAGCATCAAGCCCGGCGACGATTTCTACGCCTATACCAATGGAACTTGGGCGAAGAACACCGCGATCCCCGCCGACGAATCGAACTATGGCGCGTTCAACGTGCTGCAGGATTTGTCGCGGGAGCGCGCGCGGTATCCTCGACGCGGGGAAGAGTGACGGCAATTCCAAGATCAGTCGCGCCTATGCCGCCTTCCTCGATGGCGCCGCGATCGAGACGGCAGGGCTGGCACAGATGGGGGAAATCTGCGATGCGGGCGGTACGCGGTCCAAGTGACCGCGTGTCGTCACATTTCCGGCTGTGATATGAAAAAACTTAGGAGGCCTCGCCCATGGATAGCGAGTCCTAACCACCTGAACAGCCTGAAAAGGCGTCCGGCTCAACCAGCAAGCTTGCGTCTGTCCGAATAGACCTGGCGCCCCAAACACGCGAAGCTCTGGTGGGCAGCGATCCCAATCTATTGGCGGATTGTTTTCTACACCCGTGACTAGGTGTCTAGGTTGTGTCTGCATTCATCGTAGCCAGATCATGGCACAGGCGAGATGTACGAAGCCCATGAAGGCAGTGATGGTTTTCTCGCAGCGCAGGGCGATGCGGCGGAAGCGTTTGAGCTTGTTGAAGAAGCATTCGACCTGATGCCGCTCCTTGTAGAGCCGCCAGTCGATTGACGGTTTTTTGGTGCGGCTGGGGTTTGCCTTGATCTGCGCGGTCGCGCCGAGATCATCGACGATGAAGGCGCGTAGCGGGTCGGCGTCGTAGGCGGCATCGGCGATGACGTGCCCGACGCCCTGTTAACCGGCCAGGAGGTTCCTGGCTTGCGGGGCGTCGCCATGTTGCCCCGGCGTGGGATGAATGCGGATCGGCAGACCGATGGCATCGACGGCTGCATGCAATTTGGTCGTCAGCCCGCCACGGGAGCGACCGATCGAGGCAGCTTCAG
The genomic region above belongs to Sphingomonas phyllosphaerae 5.2 and contains:
- a CDS encoding sensor histidine kinase, with amino-acid sequence MLRSATFRFAALVFLLQLVGAATLIVTIGAAVRQQLRRDAQHTVAVLRDDLRASYADGGSAGLRREVTMRTGDLVTPGTVLLLVDRAGVPIAGNLDAWPPSVAPGRGSTEVTLYRSGLTAAEAMRVEAMRLPGGERLLVGTIIAGEARAMRMLEQVSGVALPLALVFAALAAWIAARTIVARLEEPLAALNAVAAGDLGARVPADGSRDALATLGVAINGALEQVETLMTELRMATDGLAHDLKSPLTRMRVVLERAAARVDEPAALDSLDRALAEADRLFVLVQTALTITRAEAGIGRESFVAIDLVAELEGIAEMYAPLIEDAGRALSVAAPSGPIVVAVHRELLAQALGNLIDNSLKYGAGVITLALFDRGADGIELDVLDRGAGIPASRHGDALRRFGRLDDARSGSGAGLGLSLAAAVARLHGGSMRLGDAAPGLAVTMVLPRP